The segment CCTTCCGGAATTCCTGGAGTTGAAACCATGATTCCTCTTCTTATGGCTGAAGTACATAATGGAAGAATTTCACGTATCGATGTTATAGAAAAGACTTCAACGAACCCTGCCCGGATCCTCGGGATTGAGCCTGCCGGGTACCAGCCGGGAATGCGTGCTGATTTCGCTCTCTATCCAAAAGTCTGTACCTCAATTCAGGCAGAAAATCTCTTCTCCAAAGCAGGATGGACTCCATATGAAGGGATGGAAGGTGTATTTCCTGATACGGTAATCATGGCAGGACAAGTGGCATATGATCAGAAGGCCTGCATTAAAACGAATCCTACCTGGATAAAGGGAAGAGGATATATCCCGGTGAAGTAAATAGTGTGGTGTGCCTTCCTCATTTCCATAGGTCCCCGGGAGATCTAATGAAGACTCAAGAGATGATCCATGGGACAACCCGGAAATGGTACATATTACGGCACCGCCCGGCAGAGGGCGTTTAATGGGTGAAGGACGGCAAAAGCCACTGATGATAACCATTTGTTAATGCCGGGTGACAACTCTTATGACAACTCCTGATGAGATCAGGGCTTCTCTTGTTGCCACTGATGGCGGTACTATTTTCACTATAGAAGTTTCAGCAAACAGCCGTGTCGAACGGTTTCCCACTGGCTATAATAGATGGCGTCAGGCAATTGGCATTCAGGTCAGGGCTCCTGCAGTAGAGGGAAAAGCCAACAAGGCAATCATGGGCCTTATCGCTGAAACCCTGAATGTTCCAAAGACTAATGTCCATATAATCAGCGGACAGACTTCATCGGTAAAGAGAATTAAGATAGATCAAGTCTCTGATGAAGACCTTGCACAAAAACTGACTGCTCTCATATCAGCATCATCGTAGTTTTTTTGTTGTTCCTCTTGGGAATCATCGTATTGTTTAAATACTTTGTGAGAGACTGTCTTCCCATAATTATGGTAATTATTGTTGTTTGTGGAGGTAGTGGGATTGTATGAGCAGGAGACTACGAAATACCGGATACACCTTACCGTTCAGGCAGAAGGGGTGGTTGACCGGTCGGACGTAGTCGGTGCTATATTTGGACAGGTTGAAGGTCTCCTAGGCTCTGAACTCGAATTACGTGAATTGCAACGTCAGGGTAGACTTGGCAGGATTGATGTCCGGGTCGTAAGCAAACAGGGTCGGTCTTCTGGTGAGATCCTTGTTTCTACTTCACTGGATCGTGCAGAGACTGCAATCCTTGCCGCATCCATGGAGACTATCAGCCGTGTAGGTCCATGCGCTGCTCAGGTTCAGGTTCAGAACATTGAAGATATCAGGGTCACGAAGCGAAACCAGATCATAGAACGAGCTAAAGCACTTCTTCTTGAGTTTGAGGAACCGGGTATTGATCCCGAATCACTTATTGATGCAGTCAGGGAAAGCCAGCGTATTGAGAAGATTGAGACAATAGGCCCAGATAATGTTCCTGCTGGTCCGAATGTCCTTCAGTCAGATGCGATCATTGTCGTTGAAGGCAGGGCAGATGTGATCAATCTGCTGAGAGCTGGTATTAAAAATGCAATTGCTGTTGAGGGAACCAGTGTTCCAGGTACGATCATCAGTATGTGTCATAAGAAAACTGCAACTGCTTTTCTGGATGGAGATCGCGGTGGTGATCTTATTCTTCGTGAACTTCTCGAAGTGACTGACATTGATTTTGTTGCATTTCCTCCCAGGGGAGAATCAGTAGAGGATCTCTCGCGTAAAGAGATCATCAAATCCCTGCGTAATAAAGTTCCAATAGAGTATGTACTCGAGGACCGCGTAGCAGAATACTTATCGAACCGTGACAAAGAGGGAAAAACAGTCCAGAAGAATGAAGAGCCTGAAGAAGAAGTATCATCTCCACAGGAACCTGAAGAGATGCCTGAATCTTCTGTTTCTGAACCTGTAGAACCAGATCAGGCATCTCCTGAATCACCTATAGACGAAGAAGTATCAGAGCCCCCTTACAAGCCACGCTCAGTCTTTACTCATATCAGTGAAGTCCGGGAACGGGGAGTTATCAGGATGTTGTCAGGAGAAGGAGATGTGGTTCTTGAGATGCCGGTGTCACAGATTGAGGATTCTCCTATTCCAGATGACCAGACATTTCAGGGAGTTGTCATTGACCAGGATGTAAATCAGCAGCTTCTTGATCAACTATCACTCCTTGGCATTAAATTCCTGGCTGCACCTTCATTTACCGGAATTGTCAGGCGTCCTGCATCTGTTCGTCTTATTCCTTTTAGATAAGCCAACTGGCTCATTATTTTATATTTTTTAAGTTAATGTATACATGAGGAGTGATAGTGTGCATAAAGAGGAATTAATCTCACTCCATCAGATGCTCATCGATGTGAAGGATTACCTTCAGGAAAATAATCCTGATTCTGACTTTAGTGAGTATGAGTCACTGAAGATAACTCCTACACAGATTCACAGGAGCAAAGTGGAGCACAAATATGCAATATTTGTGTTGGGTAATGCTATTGCAAAGGCAATGAAAAATATTGAGAATCCTTCAACCGCTCATATGTCATCCCGTATGCAGGAGATGGCAGAAAAAGCCTTGAAAGAGATTGAGTGTGGATCCTGATAAGATCCACCAAATGTTGTTTTGTTTACTGTTTTTCTATCTTTCTTTGTTCAACCAGATACTCGGCAAGAAGTCTGGGGATTGGTGCTTCCATGCAGTGCCAGTTCGGAGTCCCGTTGACTTCGAGAACAGTATATGTATCTCCATGAATCAGGAGATCAACTCCTCCATAATCAACCCCGGCACTTTTAGTTGCCCGTGATGCAATATCATTGATCTCCGGGGTAATGGGTACTGCACTACCACAACCACCCTGGTGAATATTGTGCGTCAGACTGTCAGATACCCGCATAATTGCGCCGACAGCTTCACCATCTATCACGAAGACTCTGAAGTCTCGATCGTTTGGAATATATTCCTGCAGATAGTATGGAGGCTCACCAAGTTGCTCTTCTGATTCAACGAGAACTATCCCAACACCATCAAATCCATACACCGGTTTTGATACCGCTTTCCCGTGTTTTTTGATAAACTCTCCGGCAAGATAACGTGACTCGGTGAAAAAGGTCTCCGGAGTTGGAACATCATCTTTCATAAGAAGGGCTGAGGTCTTCACCTTGCTTGCACAGGTGACTATTCCTTCTGGTGGGTTGATAACCCTGTTATGGAGTGCCAGAGCAGAGAGAGTTTCGAAGTTATGTCCATTTTGTCTTATACCACAGGCCCAGATGGTCTCCCGCTCCAGCCCGCATGAGAATGGGTCTATGGCTTCAAGGAATAATGCCTGATAGCGCTCCCCCATCCGGTCGAGTTCATCCATTACCATGCGGGTAGAGTTATCTGATGGTATATCGGTTGGTTTTGGGATTATGGTTATCATACTAAAAAAAGTTATTCTGACTGTTGACTGTATTTCTTCCAGACCTGTTCCCGGTATACAGGGCCACTGTTATAGGTACAGAAAGGAATCAGTTTACCATCAGGCGTAGCGTAGTGAATGCAGCACCTGTTCACCCGGTCGATATCATAGTTGTAATTATCCATGAAGTGCATCGTACCGATGAAGAGTGCATTCCAGTGAAATGACCTGAGGGAATCAAAGTTATGGGTGATAAGGGTCTTCCCAAGGATCTTCCAGACATCAAGCCCCTTATTCTTCTCATCACCCTTGAACTGGTTATAAAACTCCCTGAGGCCGTTGATGGCAACCATCTTCTTTGAAAGTGTGCCACTCTTCTCAAGTTTCCGTGATAACTGTTCAATTGAGTTGAAGAATGCATCCACATCAACTATCCTGTTGATTGGAACAATTCCCTCTTCTCTGACAAAGACATAGGTTGCCGCACCACAATGCTGATGCGCAGTAAATTTGATCTGTGATTTTCCGGTATATGCTTCAACAAAGTCTGAAACCGGAACAACACAGGGCACTGGATAAAAGTCATTTTTTAAAATGGCTCCATCTGTCTGTGACTCTATTCTGTCTAAAAGTTCAGGAATTGTAATTCGTTCACGGTTTAAATCTTCCTGGTTTGCTGCACCTGTAAAAGAGACCGGCTGGAAGTTGACACCCCTGATGACTGAAATGTTCTCGGTGGCAAACCTGATGATTCCACCAATTTCATGGTCGTTCTTTGTCTTGATGATCGTTGGCACCAGGACAA is part of the Methanospirillum lacunae genome and harbors:
- a CDS encoding UPF0058 family protein; translation: MHKEELISLHQMLIDVKDYLQENNPDSDFSEYESLKITPTQIHRSKVEHKYAIFVLGNAIAKAMKNIENPSTAHMSSRMQEMAEKALKEIECGS
- the dnaG gene encoding DNA primase DnaG — translated: MYEQETTKYRIHLTVQAEGVVDRSDVVGAIFGQVEGLLGSELELRELQRQGRLGRIDVRVVSKQGRSSGEILVSTSLDRAETAILAASMETISRVGPCAAQVQVQNIEDIRVTKRNQIIERAKALLLEFEEPGIDPESLIDAVRESQRIEKIETIGPDNVPAGPNVLQSDAIIVVEGRADVINLLRAGIKNAIAVEGTSVPGTIISMCHKKTATAFLDGDRGGDLILRELLEVTDIDFVAFPPRGESVEDLSRKEIIKSLRNKVPIEYVLEDRVAEYLSNRDKEGKTVQKNEEPEEEVSSPQEPEEMPESSVSEPVEPDQASPESPIDEEVSEPPYKPRSVFTHISEVRERGVIRMLSGEGDVVLEMPVSQIEDSPIPDDQTFQGVVIDQDVNQQLLDQLSLLGIKFLAAPSFTGIVRRPASVRLIPFR
- the tes gene encoding tetraether lipid synthase Tes, encoding MLLKKTKSLCPVCKKVLDAEIYEREGRIYIDRTCPEHGPFSFLYWDDAELYKRYDEYNITGNGLDNPQITTDISSCPNDCGICNHHHSTTLLANIDLTNRCNLNCEFCFANARACGYVYEPTFEQIRGMLQVLRSEKPNAAPAVQFAGGEPTMRDDLPDILRLAKELGFLQVQLATNGIKLASDPDYARQLKDAGLQTVYLHFDGVTKETNFKINHDLKAVENCKKVGLGIVLVPTIIKTKNDHEIGGIIRFATENISVIRGVNFQPVSFTGAANQEDLNRERITIPELLDRIESQTDGAILKNDFYPVPCVVPVSDFVEAYTGKSQIKFTAHQHCGAATYVFVREEGIVPINRIVDVDAFFNSIEQLSRKLEKSGTLSKKMVAINGLREFYNQFKGDEKNKGLDVWKILGKTLITHNFDSLRSFHWNALFIGTMHFMDNYNYDIDRVNRCCIHYATPDGKLIPFCTYNSGPVYREQVWKKYSQQSE
- a CDS encoding DUF167 domain-containing protein, whose translation is MTTPDEIRASLVATDGGTIFTIEVSANSRVERFPTGYNRWRQAIGIQVRAPAVEGKANKAIMGLIAETLNVPKTNVHIISGQTSSVKRIKIDQVSDEDLAQKLTALISASS
- a CDS encoding ATP-grasp domain-containing protein codes for the protein MITIIPKPTDIPSDNSTRMVMDELDRMGERYQALFLEAIDPFSCGLERETIWACGIRQNGHNFETLSALALHNRVINPPEGIVTCASKVKTSALLMKDDVPTPETFFTESRYLAGEFIKKHGKAVSKPVYGFDGVGIVLVESEEQLGEPPYYLQEYIPNDRDFRVFVIDGEAVGAIMRVSDSLTHNIHQGGCGSAVPITPEINDIASRATKSAGVDYGGVDLLIHGDTYTVLEVNGTPNWHCMEAPIPRLLAEYLVEQRKIEKQ